aatagctaatatgcactgctttttttgtcattgtaatatagtatttcagaagtaatccaattttatgaatgaaatttatgaataatcgttgcgtatgctttgtgtttgcgtttgtgagAGGGCAtagttttaaggccagtaacacacgtgtcaagtttaaatacggctggttgacattgaaggaattccgaaattaaaaaaaaaaatacataccaatttttttgttgatttgggtcgagaatcattaacataattacgtccttgaatatggcacggatgcaaatcaacagcttgtattgttAGGATGGACTTACAAAGCACCTAGAAATATTCTACCATTACCTACTGGCTACAACTATGACACACAGATTTggttaaaatctatttttattgaaGTCAAATGGTATTATTCCTTACTCAACACATTACACTTACACTTTAGATTGATTGTTACAGAGGAGGAAACGAGGTATAAGTCTCATGACCTTTAGAATGATAAGAGAGGCTCTATCTCTAATATTTTGCAGTTGCAGCCGAAAACCTACCTATACCTAttctaataatttatatataatatatgagAATATTGTTTTAGCAATAAATGTATGCTAATTATATCTAAAATACTAGCTAGCGAAGGCATTATGTGAAGCAGAAAGCATTTGCGTAAGTATGCTTCTACTGAGATTTACTGAGGTTTGGTGAAACGTGTAGTTGTGTTAATGAAGAGTAGAATTCTTTTTATTCTGATAATGACACGATAGAACTATGTCTACTTATTTGAAAAAGTGTGTCTGGATTCTAGATGAACCCAGCACTTCCATAAAGTGATTTGCAATTCTATAAAATGTAGAAAGTGAAAAGTGCTATGTAAAAATAGATTTCTGGTAAATATTGCTGTATAAAATATAGTCAATATAAAGCaggaatatattttgtttgtaaaaaaataggtacaacAAAAATATGGCAATAGGTAATTGCAATTATTTTGAGATAGTTTTTTATAAAGTGGCCCAAAAATCGTTTTATTACCATAGATAGTAGTGACATCTAGTTAGCTTTATGTCAATACTTTTCATACTGGTACGGCCACTTGTCTATGTCAATAGGTACCTAAGCTTAGAAAAAGTTTAATTGATTTTGGTGTTCTTTAGGGAGTATAGTGTAAGTATAGTGTAGTGTAAGGCAGGCTCAGTATAAAAAGCCAAGATATGTTTCACATAGATTGctatctacataaaaaaatacacacatttATACACTACAACACACATACCATAGAAGAACGAAGTGAGACAGAGTGCTGAAAGTAGAAAATTGTgcggaaaaattaaaaaaataaattcatagaaaaatatattttcaaacttacaaaaaaatcagacagacagactaggcctattattttaaacaaacaaataagcaACTGATGTTTAAACATAAAACTCTTATTTGAATACATTCAAGATTATTTAACGTTTTTGTAAATTGGTTGATGcacattttattgttattaaaatattttaacaccaAAATTGTCTTTTTGCATAGGTAAGCAACACAAGATGGAACTATTTATTCGCTTATTGTGTTTAGCAACGGtgaattacattaaaaattgttcataattattttccaCAGATAATATAATGAATCGTAACAATGTGTACCAACCTCAATAAACattgaataaatataacaatacatTAACTAACATAGGAACAATAATATGTACCTTATAAAGATAGAAAGATTTtctgcggatttcaataaccaatCAATTAAGAGTTTTGCAATTTGAGATTGGATTATAACATTACTGTTACatcctttttatcatcccactgctgggcacaggcctcctctcacacggagaaggattgagcattaatcaccacgcttgctcaatgcgggttggtgatttcagactatatacagggtgtgtcgttcacaatcacattaaatctaatcacatatactttatgatattctatggcgaattgtaaaaaaaataagctaatccattcagtggtttagccacaggagtcatttttagtttttctaatttacaacatcatgtgtaaagcagatataaagttaggagtatcgaatgttttgatcagttgacaactgtcagttttcaagggagagtttcaattgtttgtaatgactgacttttatgtggtgttctaattttcgcacatttttattctatttactttgtttgaaaaatgcatttttttatttttacgtatttttctttttcctttgcgctaatcgacatataataaccagtatattaacgcatttcatttaatgtgattatgaaggACACACCcaatatagtccaggtttcctcaagatgatttccttcaccttttttcagtcattggtgtctaagatatacttagaaagtatatacaaacttagaaaagttgcattggtatcgAACCCACatcctcatactcgagaggttggttctttacccactaggccaccacgactttttttgtgacactagcttcatataaattatgtcacaatctctaatcgcaaaacaaCGATTGAATCGGTTATTGACATCCGCAGTTAAACTATGTCAATATTATCTATAATTGGTTATAACCTAAGGCAAGGTGTAAAATGCaccacaaatatatttttaaaagatttttctaGATGCCTATATGTCCTCTTTCACTTATCTGTATTGTTATTATAGACAACCTTTTTCGGACTTATATAATACTCATGAAGTCATGCAtcgattaaaaaataagttcttACATAGCTTGAGATTTGTTGTAATATTAGAttagaaacataaataattttataattggttattaattcagaaatagatgCAGAATGATGAGAGTCgtcaaatcattaaaataataccaaGACATAACATATAAGAATACAAAGAAAGTTCATGTTTGAAAAAGGCTAGATTTTTCGAGAACTCGATGAAGTCTagtcaaatattattaatatcatcTAGATAGCAGCAGACGTTTTTAATATCTCATTCGAGTTCTTGATCCTCTTTTCTAATACAACTATTGAACAATAAGTTATCAATTTGCAAGAAAATGCACTAAGTCTTAATTTAATTCGTCACACAACTGAAAATTCATAAGACAAAATGTGAGATAATGGTGCACCTTCTTACAGATTGATTAAAACCATAGGTAAcaactaaataaaatgtattgctTCAAACGCCATTTTATAACTAGTACAGTTAGCATCATAAACAAATAAGATATTGCGATATCACAGGCGTTATTATTGTTCTATTATAATACTctcattgaaaataataatccaaaaatgattgttttgatgctctgataaaataataattgataaattaaaaagattttgatgctGACTgtacatttaaaacataattacaaaaataactgaTATTGGCTAATttcctttattattatttacaatattagatGTCAGCATGTGTTTCGATAGTAACCTTTCTTTTCTAACCTATTTATAGCCAAAAGTCTTATAAAAATCACACAATTATATTTAGTGTTGTGATTATTCTGCTGTCTAATATTTCCATCACCCAAAAATAAGAGCTTTCACCCAATTATATTGATATACCTATAGCTTATCTACACTAAGACAAGATTTAGGCGTTAAGTTGGATTTCCATTGACGGCTCAGCACATTACTTTGAAGTGgcaagtaaaaatattactaccggccagtttcttcatcaaaagttaaagttaaagtaatgtctaaagtaaaagtaacggtcaaattcgttttttcaaggctaaagtgacagcaaaactaatagaaaaattgaatttgaccgttacttttactttagacattactttgacttttactttggctttaacttttgatgaagaaaatgGCTGTTAATAATATGTCCATAAGGTTGAAATGTCAATGTAAATGTCTCTCTGTGCCGGTAATAAGCGCAATTCCAATGTTAACTTTATGGAGCAGTGCCGTAAATGAATTCTGAGTACCTAATACCATTAATCCTAGCTGCATCATACTCATTACACATCATGACTATTCCaaaatcaaacatttaaattCAAACCAGCTACAAAACCAACCAAGGAGCTCTTAACTTATCAAACCTTTTAGCATCCCCTACCAATCACAGGCTGACATCTCTAACATTTATATAGTCTGTGGCATTTACGCGCTGTCCTGTTTCTTACCAGCCATTCGTTCTATGAGCCCTGTGATCATGTCTGCGTCTACCAAACCTATGAATTTGTCCACTATTATACCGTTTTTTATTGCTATCACTGCTGGCACTGCTTTTACCtggaattttgataaaaaatacagtaaaaatatattatgtaggaaTTAAGGTTGTGTGAAGTGTCTGCACTCGCTTTGCTTACGCTCagcagaaatattttaaaataaattgatatcaaCTATTGGAAATGGAGCGAATGAAAAGAACAGTATTCACAAAGGCGCGAGCGTAACGCTACAAATTATCGACAAAAAAATAGACACTCCAGGCTTCTTCAGAAAGTTGTTATAATAGTTCTATCGATAATCCAAACTTCGCATGCAGCTCAACTCTATTAAATCGCCTCATTAAACAGCAAAAACCGGGCCATCGTTTATTTTGCTAAGAATATCATTATTTTCGAATGAATTATGAATATTAGATGTTATGTTTACCTCAAACGTGTGCACCAGATCAGCATGATCTTCTACATCCACAAcagccagatttaagttattgAGCGGTTCAATCAGTTCCTTGAGCTTCGGAGTCAGAATCTTGCAGGGCTCACACCAGTCTGCGTGGAAGTTCACTATTACTGGCTTATCACTGTTCATTAcctagaaaatatattaaaaaaatattaggtaatttTGTGTGTGTGTCTTTTTTTTAAGCTTTATTTCCGTGCCGTGCGTCTGTCGTTTCCGATGGGCAACGGCTTTGAAATAGACTCGCATAGCCAGTGCGTGGCAGCCGGGCATGAAAAAGATGCGATAGGCCCGTGGTTTGAAAAGATAACTTTAAGATGTCTGTGTTTGAAGTTTGGATCTAGAGTTACATAGACTTGAGTAGTAAAAGATAATTGACTTACTTACttaattgatttaatatttaatatatttattactagtttctgccagcggtttcacccgcatcccgtgggaactacttcccgtaccgggataaaaagtagcctatagccttcctcgataaatgggctatctaacactgaaagaaattttcaaatcggaccagtagttcctgagattagcgcgttcaaacaaacaaacaaactcttcagctttataatattagtatttatttattatattgtggATGAGAATAAGGAAAActatttttcagtaatttttgtAGCCCAAGCCATTTAGATTGGACAGGCAGTAAAATGTTGCTATGATGACAAGACCaccaactttatttattaatataatgataatgaagagataattatgttaatttcgTTTATAGAAGAAAACCCCAAACTTTAATATGAATACATACTATCAGATAAAACGTAGTTCTTATCACTCACGTAATTTTACtacaaagataaacaaaaaaatactattagaCAAGAGATAAAAACGCCGCAATTTTTAAGACATCAaatatcattaaatatttacttttgcatggcaaataagaaatataataataaatttcgGAATGATTCATAAGATTGTGACATCATCAAATCAGTCATGAGATGAGGTCATGAATGTGTgacataaagtgtacataaagaTTTTCCTGTACCTTGTCATAGAAACCAGTTTAGCAGATAGAGtgaacttattttgttttttcatagtttttatttataggaaTACTCTATAAAGAGCTTATGaagtgattatttttttattgatatctaAGACAAAAATGTAgctgtaattaatattttgtaatctgAGACCTAGCAGGAAATACAGATAAGTTGGTGCTTCCTATATAATTTTTAACCTATTTTCCAATAAAAAGGGGGAGGTTCAAATTTAggcatttgtattttttttacaaataaattattatgtttaaatggTATCTTACCATGGCTTTTACCTTTTTGGtgtataactttaataaaatttgtgTATTAGTTGCATGTATTTCTTACCTTATTAACAAACTcgtcattatttttaactagtaTGGTCTCATTGTGTACAAGTGATGTAGATATAGGAACAGCTCTCCTCAAGCTGGCTAAGCATTTGATGGGTGACCGCAACCCTTGACTTATTGCATTGGACATATTGACTGAAACAAAAAGGTTTATATAGATTATGattttaaaggaaaaattaacaTATTGTAAATTCCAGAATTAGtgaaatattagttttatgttAATGGTTTAATGATTAATGTATCATGCACTGAGGTGAATGCAAAATAAAGCTTTACCATACCTGTCTTCTAGTACCTActaacaattaaattataatttattatacattttataagaTCAAAAATATGAAGGCTTGGTTTTTAGTcactatgtatattttttgatgtaataaaaatcgaatacataagatatgaatatgaaatgtatgtaataagtAACACAGCTAAATCATAGTAAGTTTCAACCTTATTGCCAAGGTGATAAAGTTCAATAGCAGTACTTTCTTagaacaacttttttttaacaaacatgTGAGAGGTAAATGATTGAAACTGAACATAGTCAAAACAAATGTTATCATCAATGATTCATTCAACTtaagtttgatattttaaacttaGTAGATTGATTAATTTGTTTACTATTCTTATTTTTACTGATAatggtatagtaagttcaactcagtcttgcgcgcggccttatgtgtgggtaacccttgtacatacacagtgactttgtgtgcgtgacaagaggtacagtcgggtacaaatacagttatttaggggttacggctgtttaaagaaaaacagttattacgtaatttaatgtttatttatttataatgattctgaatcgctacttgaagaatgatgaattttcggattcgctactctcaccgaggtaaattataaattttgactccatgtcaaaatgtctatagtatttttcttttttcttttgtacatgtcgacaagtattacccaacatcccttcatcaatatgacttaaacgttcatttatgagtttcattatttccgtcttattttggtcgacattatgagaagcaatattattttttaaaattccccacacattttgtttacattattatactagattatacgtctttttacattcttagtccacacttttatttattgtccgcgtatcccgagatctagaaaatatgtaaggagtatttaattcatcttagatatttcacctcatttatttcttagatactgtcaacgtcaatttgaaaaaacttatgagaaaataatgaaaaactgtaaaatgtaataataaaaagctttgaatgttgtttcattttttgaaacgctacctgactccttaaacattttctccgtgaagaactagacattttcgtaaacgactgtacccataacaaaaagcgataagaacacgtcatgctcggacgacgtcactgtcacacgaatgaaagttgtatatttacaagccgacgcacacatagggccgcgcgcaaatctgagttgaactatctataggtatatttttagaaaagtgTATTCATAAACTTTTATCTCACTTTTATTTGGCCCTATTCTTTCTagcttacaaaaagtatttactaaaacaacaacaaaaaaagaaagttaattcaaaattagaatgcagtttttatttttaaatacagtgccagttttaaaacttaattatattttacataaatactttttgcaaaTGATCTTGGTCTAATTTAAATAAGCTAAGATAATGAGTACTTGAAGCTGTAAAGGTAGGCATTGTGTACAACATGATAAGTTATGCTATGTTcataatgaattatttaatgTGCACTTGATAATGATGGAGTTGAGATAAGAAAACTGTCTCAGGGTTAGATGTGAGTACCTATAGATAAAGCTTAGAAGAATTGCAcagaaataaaactattttgttcAAAATCGATTATTCTATAAGGTCTAATATGGATAAGTTTAGCTAATATGGcccatttttttattcagttacCAGGTTACCTACAGTATCaacatacaaataaacattaattgataaaaaatgttaatgaacaaaacaacaaaaataaactgcaaCCAAACTCGGAACTTACCAAAGCAGACTATTAGAAACTCCTTACTTTACGCGTTTCAATGGGCGTTACACAAACATGAACTAAAGCGAATAGACCGCCAAAAACCGCACTGATGCACAGAAATACCAGAATTACATATCGAGGCACATACAACTTGTCGTAAAAATTGGCACTGTCTGTACTATGCGACTCGCCTTTTGGCAAACACACCAAAatcaatgtaaccaaagaagaTACGATCAGAGCTACCTTCCCGATGCTGTGTCCTGTACGCACCGAAACCCAGCAGAGAACCAGAGTAACGCACCATAGCATCGTCAGAAAGTACAACCCCACGCCAAAACTATTCATTTCTGTTACAATAAACAAAGCGGATAGACGATAATCAGTAAAAATAGTTTAATGATCATGCAATAAAGTTAGTGAAATTACTCTCGTTACAGTAGACAGTACATATATAGATTAGTTATGACAGCTCCCCACAAAGCAGTTAAATCATGTTTTCTGTGAATTATAATGATAAAAACCTGagatgtattttaattttcacgAAACCACAACCACTCGCTGCCACTGTTTGGCCAAATGTCAAGAAAGTTGTCATGTCAACGGTGATCTGTCATTTATGAAATGACAGCGCTCTGACAGTATGACGTTTGaaaaaatgatgaaaaaataaatccaaGCGTTGGGAAACTATTGAGTTTTCGTCAAGGTCATGAAAACTCGAACTCAAActgtttttttaaatgttgacCCTGCTTTTAGATAGCTGCAGTGTAATAAAACTACTTGTGATCTTCTGCTTTCCATGATCCTCTGTTAGCGGCATTAAAACGACTCTTTACTAGgtactgtaaaaatataaatagagtaAAAATACATGCCTCATCTCTGCCGAGTAaaactacaatataatatacgcTGTTGCTAAATTCTCTTGTAgctgtttaattataataattatgcataATGCACCTCTTATTTAAACAGATGATTATTTGAAACGTTTTATAACGTTTCATTTTCTTtctgtaaaagttaaaaatgaatgtttatttttgtgtttggaCAAAATATGAAACTTTAAAAACTGATAGCcataaagttaacatatttttaattttatgcctAACACAAATCTTgaaattttttatgtttaacaaataattaaacGTATTCAAGATTACAACATGGCATGATGGGCTTCAAAATCgttttgacatttatgttgGTAGCATTGGCAACAGTGAATTTTCTAGTGCTGTGTATTGCTGTCAATAATTAGAAAGGTGAGTGATTTTCCTAATTATTTCTTAGTTATTTCATGTTGTTTATGCATTTCTTTGTAGATTTATTCTTCAGCTACAAGAAAATGGTAAATAATCACGGTTAACAATGGGCAAAACAACGATATAACCGTAAATTTGTAACGCCATTTTCCGCTTCGGAGATCTAttctaatgtatttttttataataaggtgcCGTGACTAAGGAATTGGATTTTATTAGTTCTGTCAGTGTTACAAAAAGTTTTCTCTTCGGTGCGTTGTTGAATGAGGAATGCTTTTGGAGTTTGCAATATTTTGATTACTTATTCATTTCTGATGACTAATCTTTGCTAACAAGGTCCAATTTTGCGAGGGCATCTAAACGCCAGACTGCGTTTACATTGTGAAGTAACTGACCTACTATTGATTATTGTTCATTAAGCAGCCCTTTCGCAAAGGGCAACTACCTGGACGCCCTTTTCCTGGCCTCGCGAAATTTAACACCTGCTCTTTACTATCTCCAAGTGTATTCACGgttattgtgtagttttaatcAGAAATGATAAacaattgattaaataaaaatgtgggtTTATTTTACTTGCTTAAAAAGTATCAATCCTACCCTTTCTGATGGTTGTCAATAATAAATTCAAACTTTACTTTTGCCCACAATAGTTTGGATATCAGCTATACTTAATAAACTATTCATAAGGTAAATGATTAAAATTGTGACAAAGTTGCATAAATTGCCAAAAGTATGTTACTGGCATTAGTGGCTAAGGCTGATTTGATTCGGCCAGTAACTAGTTATGACATACTCTAACATCCGTTCCTATATTCTATCTACGAGTTGTTTTGCTTACCAGGGATAATAATTTGACATTGCATGTaaggggctaatgtcaaaattctaaatCTATCAAGAAAACTAACTGATCGGTAGAATATTGGGAAAGGCCATTTAGCCATATAACATTATGATTTCCACATACTTTGTGTAAGACTACTGATGTTAGcatgatattaaaatatatgatgTCATGGGGAGTGCCATGTGTCACAATAGTGCTTTATAAAGTTGTGTACACATTATCTATTAACCCTATTAAGTTTATGCAGAATATTGTGCTAAGATTTATCATCGTAGCAGCTAATTTGGATTTGTAATGAAACAGTAATATCACTTTAAACCAAACAATGATTATTATCAACAAATGATGCAGTCTTTCAGGATATTATTTTTGGACTGGATATGCTATCTGCAACAATATATAatcatacctatatttttaaatgaagtcATAGTTTCATCACAAAACACAACTCTGAGGTGTCAGAAAAAACAAAGTACTTACTCTCAAACATAATTATTGCAACTACAAACCAGTTTAGTAAATTATTCACACTCATGACCTAGACCTAGCATTTATTTCTAGTCATGACTGAAGTGCATtgtattatacttcggccgttcagagaatgcgttcctgacacctatcagttagtcacgactagtgatgggcacaacataacactgagttcgttaccgttccttcaaaatgaaccgccgcattattttaagattattttcgttttaaattggcggaatcatttg
The window above is part of the Helicoverpa zea isolate HzStark_Cry1AcR chromosome 14, ilHelZeax1.1, whole genome shotgun sequence genome. Proteins encoded here:
- the LOC124636440 gene encoding thioredoxin, mitochondrial, coding for MSNAISQGLRSPIKCLASLRRAVPISTSLVHNETILVKNNDEFVNKVMNSDKPVIVNFHADWCEPCKILTPKLKELIEPLNNLNLAVVDVEDHADLVHTFEVKAVPAVIAIKNGIIVDKFIGLVDADMITGLIERMAGKKQDSA